The window TTTTTTCAAAAAGCCTATGTCCattcaaacaaataattttttgacgAATGAACCTAATTAATTCCAAATCATGCATATTAGCATATTAAATATACCTACAAATCAAGGAATGGTCAGTGCATTACCACAAACACCCATTAGTAAACCCTTACGACAATTGGTTTTACTCCAGCTTTAATAGCTTTTTCTATCATAATCATTCATTTCTGTTGATTTCTATAATAGACTACAAGTGTGCCGATCACAAAGTCTACAAGGCATGTGGACCAAAGGTGGAAAAAACCTGCAGTACAAGGTAATCTTTCTATTCAAAAATAAGTCCTAAattctcagaaataaaggttcAAGGATGTACCTAAAAGTTAaataagtacacttttgtacctaaaggtTCATATTGGTGTACACATTAGAGGTACATACTGCTACCAAAATGGTAGcctacatattaggacctttataaAAGGTACTTtacagtgacaacttttgtagcTTTCTTTTGGAGAGTTTAAATACATGGTTACATTGTAGTCCTGCAATGCTCCTTAATGTACTGtattcaacacattttaaacatctttCTTTTTATTACCTAAAACAAGATACAACGAAATGTTTGTGCACAATGAATGCCAAGATCCAAAGTATATGGAAGGCTGTTTCTGTCCAGATAACACATATCTACTTAGTTCAACGTCAGATCAATGTACAGCTAACTGCGGTAAGAAATGTTATTGTATTTACTCACCCTGTTTGTAAGATGAATGCATCTTGaagtaatattttttgttgATGTGTTTTAAATCCATGCTTGTAGATTGCATTGGCCCAGATGGATTATCTAGACAGGTATGATTTACATGATATTTCCTCCTGAGATTGTGCTTAAAGCAGAGTATAACAATTACATGAAATAAACGGCTAGTGTTTTCAATAATTTTTTAGTGCATAAACATTTGATCAGGCTTATAATCATTCATAAAAATAACTTTACACATTAACATTACAATAACTAACTCTCATATCCTGTAGCCTGGGGATTCATGGACCGTCAATTGTACAACATATAGGTGTTCCAGGGAGAGCTTTGGTGTTGTGCAAGAGCCTGTTAAGTGTCCAAAAACAAAGCCCTGTGGTGAACAATACAAAACAACTATAACAAACTGCTGTCCAACATGTGGTGAGTTATCATTACAAGACAACGAATACAGTGGTTTCCCAAATTGCACCAGATTGAAGAATTAGACTAAgcagacaaaaataaaacaaacatgaacTTAAAAttgaatgcacagccttgcaaagcatagttcatTTGACTCATACACATCCGCTGACATTCAACAGATGCACATTGCGACAATTTGCAGTTCCTCTCATGGCCATACTACATACTCTTACATGAACAATGTACATGGAGTTTCAAGCAGTAgcggagtggcaatcgggagagtctggacttttcccggtgggctgGTAGAGTTTTGAGGCCGCAAGGGCCGGTCTGATAATCGTTATACATTGCGAGTTATATAGCAACCCCATCTGGTggcctgatgtgcggccgcttcctacctcccgctggtcaaactgtgcagcctctctgctcaacacagtatataaaagtgtgttcggcaggtccaaccatgtctaggtttttttaaaatatagggAGATCAGTGAATGGCTCCtccccaaatggcatagcctgtcagaatttgatgtaaaaatccaacgaacgcctgtttattgcAGAACGTATGCGGTCATATCCGTCACGCTGACAGACTATTCGATAGACTaataagtgtggattaaggatgtttcaaatctctagcctggaggtcaggacatgaatggatcaaatcagcagacttgcaaaggtttatttatctccacataggctatatcataaataaaaattagaaGGGTAACTTTGAGGTATCACATTATATATATCCTAATATGTGTTTCCATATTATAGAAAAGAGTTTTCAACAGCAATACGGCAATAGATATCCTCACTATTATTttttcaaaactttgacaaaaaatattttcaaaggaactgtattcttacagttattcaaagatgcacacattattccgatGATTTGAATGTAAGAGTATTCATATAACAGCAATGAAAGTCTCATATagcaataaatatccacatataacttaacataacaccataatgaaatgaataaacagacaaggaagcaggattgacatgtaaattgtataATTATTACGGAAAAAACAACagtattactgaaataaactctgaggtaaatgcgttAAACACGCTGTTAACCGTACTAACAAGTCTAAATAagcaataacagtggaaaaaacattatcattattaaactgtatgacaaaaattatatttaaaggaaatattcttacagttattcaaagatgcacaaattattccatatagGCCTATTATTTCCTGTTTAAGAGCACCTTCGTCTCTGGCCttgctctgttatgtaatagattgacaggtgcgcatccccgtctttcaaacaggtatcattttgtatagttactcatttaggaaaattagccatgatttaatgattttattattattttgaaaagTTTTCTTGCAGAATGATTACTATTTGTATTACCcttgttttaatacaaatctgagaccttagtttttttttttttttttttttttttgaccacggagggccggtggtcTATAAAATTTCCcagtagattttttggtcccactccgcccctggttTCAAAAATCCTGAAGACAAAAATCGAGTCACGCACATTGTACAAGGACCCTTGCGCATAGGAATAAAAAATGGACTATACTTTGGCCTTCATTGCTAAACTTTAAGCTGTGCAGGGGGAAAAAAGCGCTCTTTTTATCTAAATAGTcatgacaattttttaaaaatgcaccaTAAAAGTCaacaatcatttttaaaaagcttttttcaattttttccaCTTTTTTCAATTCAGAATGCAATATGGAGCTGTGTCTTATGACGAAATGTGACATTGGATACGAGTTAGCAAGAACTAAATCTGAGGACGGCTGCTGCCCGCCCTGTGgtaagttttatatttatttactagaactttttatacacatttttctctaAGCAATTGTACACACAGCACCTTAACagtgtttattatttttgtaagagcatattttctatatatattttattaaacaatcactaattcattattttttttctgatcaGTGCCCAAAAATGTCTGTGTTTACAATGACAATGAGTACAAGGTGAGTACAAGAACGTTACATCATAACACCAAAAAATGCATTACTAACACAACATACTTACACACAAATAAAGCATTTCTAATTTTGCAGTGATGGGTTCACTTTACCAATTCTGTCCTTTTCTCTAGCCTGGTGTTAAAATCCCAACAGATTCATGCAACGATTGCACATGTGGAATGGAAAAGAACCCAAAGACTAACCTACATATTATGCAATGTTCTCCAATAAAATGTGAACCCTGTGGAGAGGTAATATCATCCTTTTGATCAGGTTGTATAATATTTGTAAGTCTAACCATACTTTAGCTACATACTAATAGTGAagttttaattaatgttaagGTTTGAGTAGTATGTAAGAGTTACAGATCCATGATATTTACAAGAATATATCCATGGATTTACAAGAATCAAGTTGACAGTGGTCTATTGAACATATAAATTTATCTTTGCACCCCAAAGGGCTTTGAAGAGGTAAAGGTTGAAGGAGAGTGTTGTGTAAAATGTAAGCCAACAGGATGTTTGTATAAAAACGCAAACAACATCTCACAAATTCTCAAGGTGCGTCTTTCTTCAAACTTCTATTTCAccaatccaaaaaaaaaatgtcattggtTTTTCAGTACTTATCTGCCCTATCTGATTTTATTAGGTTGGAGAAATACACAGTTCTAAATGCGAGGGGGTGGTCTGCCGTGAGGTTGATGGAGAGTATTTGATTGAAAAGTCAATAATGAAATGCCCGGCCTTTAATCCAGCTGATTGTGTGCCGGTAAGTACACTATCTGTAGCATTAGCATGTAGGTCAAACatgatattttgtatattttgtgcGATGTATGACTGTGTACCACGAATGCATGAGAAATGCTGTATGGCTCTGATGTAATAAGGATTTGTTTTCATACAGGGGACTGAGAGAATGGATGCAAATGGATGCTGCAAAACCTGTAAGATATATTCTCTGACCAATAACATGGGCAACATTTTTTATAATCATGTCAAGTTTATAGCAGACTATGAAATATTCAATAGACAAGATGTGTTTGgacatttaaaaatgcacaaaTGCCATTGCTTTAAATAAGATATCAGATAAATCAAATAATTAATCAAATATGATTTATTCTAGCCATGTCAATAGGGCCAACGCTTATCTCTCGCTTATCTTATTCAGGTGATCGTAAAAACTGTGCAGTCGTAAGAACTACAGAGAGAGTGAGCGCAAACAACTGCATATCCATCGATCCTATAGAAATTACATCCTGCAGTGGCCAATGTGGTACCAAGTCAATGTAAGAGAGCATGATTTGTTATCTTTTAATAAGCTGTACACTTCCGGTCACAACCCAACCAAAACTGGGAGTCACTTATAAACTCATTTACACTTTTTTGGGCACAGGTATTCAATGGAGCAACACTCAATAATACACGTCTGTTCTTGTTGCCGGGAGACGAAAACTAGCATGAAAGAAGTGAAGCTGAAGTGTCCAAATAACAAAGAGATCTCGCACCAGTACATCTACGTTGAGAGCTGTGAATGCACTTCAACCAAGTGTGGGGAATGAAGAGCGGATAACAGATTATTTTGCTATCTGTCAGACCTTGCTTTAATTATTTCAGATTTGAAAATGATTTGAATATATTTTCTAAGTATAGCTTAAACTATACTCTTTTACTCTTTTAACATATCTTAATTTACTTATTTTTCTTTCTACACTTTTGATTCTTCTGTAATGTttaatgaaattatatattattaattttaatgaagCTGAAtattaaacacaataaagtaaGCAGCAATTTGACTGGCTTCTTCCTCATTCTTCTCAATGCAGCTCAGTCATTTCTGGTAACAGCATATTTAAATGCAGAAATCATTGTGCATTATTTCTATTTTAGGACGGTCATTTGATTAACCAATGGGGTCTGACCATTTTGGGACCCTTGAAGAGGTACCATCTAAGtaacatgtttgtatttttaagtaaattatgtttttgcatggttagtaaaaaaagttgctTAAATAAAGCCAAGGAACACATACTACTTTGTTCACAAACAAAAAAGTACTGGATCTTGTAAAGATGTAAAAAACAGTTCACTCATTCACAATAAACACTATATTGATTTCActtttctaagacactttttgttgtGTAAAGCCACGTCTTTATCCAAGCAAtcctaagaaactgatacacaacagagctctGCTATGAACTGTTacgtaaacttcatgtggctcatgttataATATAACTTTAATGTTCAAAAAGTGTGAATATGTCTTTCAACCTCATGGTTTTGTGCTGTGTGCAGTGTAGTACTGTAACAcctgagagggatgcagacctgcaAGCAAGTTTGAACAGCTttgaacagctgttagcataaattgtatAGAGAAGTAACACATTACcgtacatacataactgatgggtaaatatctCTGATAGCACTAAAATCAGATAAACTATTatgtacataaactaaatcCAGAACATCTGAGATGAACATGTGCagtgattagttatataaaaagcagtTTTCAGATTACCATTTTCAGATGCCGATCAACTGAttgtctagcttctgtttttaacaatgttttaatatgtgtgtttctgtaagcgcatataaactgtttaaaaacatgtcgcgtatccctgctgaaaaatccagcataaaCCAGCATGAATTTCATGCTGGTCCAGGCTGGTTTTTACTGGTTTGTGCTGGTATAGTGCTGGTCAGCGCTGGTATAGTGCTGGTATAGCTGGGTGGCCAGCATAGTCATGGTGTTCTCAAGCAAAACGGAGCTGGTGTAGCTGGTTCACCAGTATGATTTTGCTGGATTGAGCTTAGGGGGAACAAgctttatttttgcttgtgtATGTCTGTATGTAACACATTAATATAAGATTAAAACATAATATATtggattatatttaattataagtgtgttattttttttcCGCTCCGTCTTTTTGAAATAACAAAGCTCAAAAAGCTTTGAAtaacaaacaatacaaaaataacacTGGTAAAACATGAAGCTGACTTTtttctaaataatatacatCAGTAATATATTATTACAATTTTTATCTTGAATTTCTCATTAACATACCATTCACAGTTGTCAATTATGTACTTACTGTGCAATACAACCAGTTTCCGTTTTACTGCACATACATACATCATACAATATTTTACACATAAATATGTCATAATGTTTCAAAAAACCTGTACACAAATCATTAGcttgtgcaaaacaaaaacaattaaagATTCAAAATCAGagaaaaatgctaaataaaagaCTAGTCCCTTTCATACACATTTGGGAACTCACATATGAAAGTATGATCAGTGGTGTGCAAAATCAAGCATTTCTGCTCTAAGCTGTCCACTGAAATCAGACATACTGGTGCAAAATCATTTCCTGCTTGTTTGATATGTGGAACAAAAGCTATGCCCTGTGAAAGTGGGAAAGATGGCTGTGAATGAATCTTTCTGAAAATCAAAGCGATTTCTCTGTTGCCATTAGAGGTAAATGAAATAATGTGGAGGATTTCTCCATTACATCCATCATTTAATTTACCATAGCAATCTTTCCTTCTTTTACTTAGGCTGTAGCTACTGCTAGTATACAGTAGACCCTTATGCACCATTCTTCTGTGTACAACAACTTCATCGGGTACATGCCTCTCGGCAGAAAGAAATGCAACTCTTATTGCATCAGTTACATCCTGCACCCTGCCACCATCCAGAACAGTTGTGTCTTGCCATGTTGAGAATTTTTTCACTTTGGGGTGTTCTGTCAGTTCTAAACAGAACTTCTGAACATGCTCACTGATGGTATAGTTTGCTGTAAAGTGTGGTATAGCACTGTGTGATAGAAATCTGTTAACAATCTGTAGAGCTACACATTTGGTTCCGTGGACTAGTTTTAACAGCTCACCATTTGCATTTTCAAATACAAATGCCGAGTGTGCCCACAATGGACCCCACAATTTTACAGACTTAGCAAGATGTGTAAGGAGATGCACATTAAATGTCATTGATGCTTCCCCATAGAGCAACTGAAATCGTACCACAAATTCTAAAAGCATCTCATCTGCTAGGTTGACATCTTGAAAGGAGACCTGCTCTTTAAGAAGAAgaaatacagcagacaccaaAAGGCTAAGGTGCTTTATGTAGCATGTTTGGAGCAGTCCGTTTAAGACAGGGAGGCTGTAGAACAGAAGCCATGCTCGCCATTCTGAGGCTTTCCAAAACTTCAGATCTGTTAGGGGCCTGGGTAGTCGTGTAATGAGATGTGGTGGTTTTATGTTCCTTAATCTGTTTTCTATGACTCTCATAATGTTGGGGCTTCCAATGTAGTATGGTTGGTCACTATTATTCAAAAGAAGCTCTGTGAGCTGTCTAATGACACCAAGTAAGACTGCATGCATGTAGTCTGGAACAAAGCCCCAAACTATATCAAAGTATGGCATGTTTATAAGAGGAGAGGGACCCTTTACTCCTCTTACACTACTGTTGTTAGCTAATGCAAGCTCCATATCAGACAACATTCCTTCAGCATCTCTGTCTGCATATTCAGTTGTTGTTATTGTATACTTCACCTGGCGGTCTACTAGGGTACCAGGATGCAGACAAAATCCACAACCAAAGTATCCATTCAATTGTGTGGTGTTCTGTATGGCTGGTCTGGCTTTTGAATCTACACAACAACATAGCCCCACAATTTTACTAGTTATGCATTCTCTGTTTTTTCTCCATGTTACACCTTTGTACACAAGATCTTTGGCCTGATTAACAAAtggtttaagaaaaatgtgcaTAACTGGTTCCCGTGCACCAAACCAAAGCCCTGCCAACATCACATTCTGGAACCGAATTTTGGGAGGCAGCTCGTTCAAGTGGAGTTGTATAGGCCATATTGAAAATTTGGAGGATTTGTACAGGGGTGAGCCATCAGAATTGAAATTAAATGAGAAATTGTTTGGATCTGACAGAAGTTCACCAGCTTTTGAAAGTTGTGCATACATGTAACCATCATATATGTCAGagataatgtgttcattttttgacCTTTCATATCTGTAGGCAATGTTGTTTGAAATTTCAGGATTTTGTAGTAGTGCCTGGATTTGAGGTGCAATTGGTACATTGATGAAAAAACTACCGCTGTTCAGGGTACTGATTTCCAAGGGATCACTACACTGGaggcactgtgtaatatttttttcttcaatattttgTTGAGTACCAATGTATGATCTACATGACTTACAATAAAAGTGAAATTCAAGCATTTctgaattatttttaaatgctttgtTGAACAGATATTTAGATACAGGTACCACCTCTTTGCCAAAAAGTGTATTTATAAGTTTTAACAAATGGTGTAGTTGAGTCCCAGATATGTTATGTCTAGCCGCATATGTCATTATCATCAAAACTGCCTCTGCTTTTGTGGTAGTACCTACAGATGTAAGTATGGAGTCCATTTCTGGGTCAGGGTCATCAGGGACAGTCTGTCGAAATGCCTCAGCGTCAACTTCACTTTCTGTGTCACTTGCAAAAGTGGAAACACTATCGTAGTTGTCATCAGAGTCATCTGTTTCATGATCTAATGTTAAAGTagtctaaaaaaaaacattattaaaacaacattcaaaacaTGTTGTTGTGATAGTCTGATGTTGCATTACATAATTGTCTGGTGATAGACTGTAAACTCACCACATCTGCAATACTGGAACCTTGAATGTTGTAGTGATGCACAGTGTAATCATCATAAATGGGTACGGTCTGTAATAGCATGTTAACATGTATTACAGAACCATTTGAAAATGTACAGATAACTTCATAATGATCCTCTTAAAGGAAACagcataaatgttaaaaaagcttACTTCTGTTTTTGAGTATagccaaaaaatataaacaatatagtTAAACAACCAACTGAGCAAATCATAATATACGTATAATGTAAAATCTTAAATGTAATTACATACAGTAGAGCATCCACCGCTTGTTCTGCGTTTTGGAAGGGGTACTTCATCTGTGCTTTCTGGCTCgagatacaatttatattttttggggGCCATGattctaaaaaaaattgtattataGTTAGGCTATATGAGGCGATAGTTAAAATGAATTATCCGATGATGGTTTAGTAAAGCTTATGGGTTCTATCCCAGCAtagataaaaaaaagtttttttttttgtagtaaaaTTATGTCAAACTGAATTGATAAtctctttgtaaaaaatatgtaaagatTACTCAATTAAAATACTTTAGTATGATTCAATTAAATTAATGgaattttacacacacacacacatatatacatatatatacatatatgtatatatgtgtgtgtgtaaaattccattaatttaatctttacatatctgtatatatatatatatatatatatatatatatatatatatatatatatatatatatatatatatatatatatatatatatatatatatatatatatatatatatatatatgaagcaGCTAAGTCTATACTTAAAGCAGCTGAGGGTTGCTGGACGGTGTATTTGTACGCGCTCACTTGGCTTAAGTTAAATGTCATTAAATCAATGTCCACTCACCATTTGAATGCTCAgagtattcattttatttaatgtgttgCATTGTTGTAACAGCATGGCCTTGTGATACGGTCAAAAAACTGTGTGTTCACCTTCCTCCAGCAACACTTGTCACCTGAAGGAAGGTTCCTACCTATATTCACTGAATATAGAACAGTGACACCTAGTGGACACCTTAACAAGACAAATGGCTCTTACAATATATatatctgtatatatatatatatatatatatatatatatatatatatatatatatatatatatatatatatatatatatatatatatatatatatatatatattctccaGTGTAATCCAACAGGAGTTTGGAGTCAAACAATGTTAAAATGCCTTTGTCTTAATTAAGATGTAGTTCAgttttatttttcagtaaaaCGGTAATGTGAAGACATATTACCATAGACAGTAGGATATACCCAGCATCGGCGTTGCTATGCAACCTTTAGAGCAACTATGTTCACGAAGAGTAAATGTAGTTCCAGCACTTTCCCAAAATAAATCTCGCAATGTTTTCGACTACATTATATCCCTTACAGTGTTTATCGAAATTAGTACAAGTGCACGTGTTCCAAATTATCTTGTTTTCGCCACCGTAATTACGATTTTGATTTGGGGTAAATAAAAAGTTTCAGCTTCTACACGACGAATCTGCCGATCGCTGCGAATGAGAATGTTTGCATACGTGAGGTACCTGGATGACGGCTGCACGGCAGTTGTTTCAACATGCGAAATTAAGGACTTTAACTTTAACAAGTTTGACCAAACACAGATTTATTGGGTACGATGGAAGCAAGACTTCTTCAGGGCACAAATACTGATGCTTAAAGGTATGTCAGCAGTAGCTGTTTTATAGTAACTCGTTCACTGCACAATGTAAACAAATGAGTGCTATATAGTTTTGCTTCCTATTTTGTTTCTATAATTTTTAGAGAATAAAGAAGACATAGAGGAGGAGTTGTCTAAGGGCAAACGACTCCGGGTAGCACCTCTTAAAACATGGTCGTCTCCACCACATACTACGTCTTCCTCGCTAAAAGAGAAAGCGGAAGCCAAGACCAAAAATGTATGTTGTAAAGGTTATATTGTGTAACGTTAGTTGTGCGCGTGTGTATATATTGTCCAGTAAATATTTTACACAAAcctatgtgtatatatgtaataatttctgtatattataatacaatattagtgtgatacatttatttattggaCAGTGACAATAAACGATAAACACAGTCTcatatttaaatgataatatattaatattaaatatatattaaaactaaatatatcaGTAGTATGTATGTATGGAGAAATGTTTTCTATTAAAACTTCTCCCGTCTATTTAGAAACGCATGAACTGCTCTGTCTGGTTTTATTAATGATACAATGCTCAAAAAGTATGCTGAATTGATTGTGCTGTTCTCTGTTTCTTATAAAACAGACAAACCAGAAAACTGCCTCAGATGAAGGAAAAAAACAATCGCTTCTCAATATATTACATGAGCGCAAAGCCCAAAAACGACAGGCTCCACTCTGTCCAACAGCACAAACTAAAAAGCCTAAGGAGCAGACCCCATCATCACATCTGGCAACAGATGAAGAAGATGCCGTTGGTGCAGATGTTGTTCCCCGCAAATTATTCGAAGAGTCACAAAAGCAACTCCAGTTTTACCAGGAAAAGCTGAAGGATGTTACTCTCCAACTTAAGAAAaaccggtaacactttacaataacagtacatgaataatcatgtagtaatacataaattaataattacTTTAATATGAAGTAATGATAAGTTAAGCCATGTACTAATCAATAACTAACCATAACTATGTCATGAGTCATATGAATTCATGCATGAATTACAGCCACCTTAACTACGcattaatacatgtttgttaGTTTATGCATTAATTAACACTTTGGGTAACCGAAATCAAACAT is drawn from Misgurnus anguillicaudatus chromosome 6, ASM2758022v2, whole genome shotgun sequence and contains these coding sequences:
- the LOC141364305 gene encoding uncharacterized protein isoform X2, producing the protein MTVPIYDDYTVHHYNIQGSSIADVTTLTLDHETDDSDDNYDSVSTFASDTESEVDAEAFRQTVPDDPDPEMDSILTSVGTTTKAEAVLMIMTYAARHNISGTQLHHLLKLINTLFGKEVVPVSKYLFNKAFKNNSEMLEFHFYCKSCRSYIGTQQNIEEKNITQCLQCSDPLEISTLNSGSFFINVPIAPQIQALLQNPEISNNIAYRYERSKNEHIISDIYDGYMYAQLSKAGELLSDPNNFSFNFNSDGSPLYKSSKFSIWPIQLHLNELPPKIRFQNVMLAGLWFGAREPVMHIFLKPFVNQAKDLVYKGVTWRKNRECITSKIVGLCCCVDSKARPAIQNTTQLNGYFGCGFCLHPGTLVDRQVKYTITTTEYADRDAEGMLSDMELALANNSSVRGVKGPSPLINMPYFDIVWGFVPDYMHAVLLGVIRQLTELLLNNSDQPYYIGSPNIMRVIENRLRNIKPPHLITRLPRPLTDLKFWKASEWRAWLLFYSLPVLNGLLQTCYIKHLSLLVSAVFLLLKEQVSFQDVNLADEMLLEFVVRFQLLYGEASMTFNVHLLTHLAKSVKLWGPLWAHSAFVFENANGELLKLVHGTKCVALQIVNRFLSHSAIPHFTANYTISEHVQKFCLELTEHPKVKKFSTWQDTTVLDGGRVQDVTDAIRVAFLSAERHVPDEVVVHRRMVHKGLLYTSSSYSLSKRRKDCYGKLNDGCNGEILHIISFTSNGNREIALIFRKIHSQPSFPLSQGIAFVPHIKQAGNDFAPVCLISVDSLEQKCLILHTTDHTFICEFPNVYERD
- the LOC141364305 gene encoding uncharacterized protein isoform X1 yields the protein MAPKKYKLYLEPESTDEVPLPKRRTSGGCSTTVPIYDDYTVHHYNIQGSSIADVTTLTLDHETDDSDDNYDSVSTFASDTESEVDAEAFRQTVPDDPDPEMDSILTSVGTTTKAEAVLMIMTYAARHNISGTQLHHLLKLINTLFGKEVVPVSKYLFNKAFKNNSEMLEFHFYCKSCRSYIGTQQNIEEKNITQCLQCSDPLEISTLNSGSFFINVPIAPQIQALLQNPEISNNIAYRYERSKNEHIISDIYDGYMYAQLSKAGELLSDPNNFSFNFNSDGSPLYKSSKFSIWPIQLHLNELPPKIRFQNVMLAGLWFGAREPVMHIFLKPFVNQAKDLVYKGVTWRKNRECITSKIVGLCCCVDSKARPAIQNTTQLNGYFGCGFCLHPGTLVDRQVKYTITTTEYADRDAEGMLSDMELALANNSSVRGVKGPSPLINMPYFDIVWGFVPDYMHAVLLGVIRQLTELLLNNSDQPYYIGSPNIMRVIENRLRNIKPPHLITRLPRPLTDLKFWKASEWRAWLLFYSLPVLNGLLQTCYIKHLSLLVSAVFLLLKEQVSFQDVNLADEMLLEFVVRFQLLYGEASMTFNVHLLTHLAKSVKLWGPLWAHSAFVFENANGELLKLVHGTKCVALQIVNRFLSHSAIPHFTANYTISEHVQKFCLELTEHPKVKKFSTWQDTTVLDGGRVQDVTDAIRVAFLSAERHVPDEVVVHRRMVHKGLLYTSSSYSLSKRRKDCYGKLNDGCNGEILHIISFTSNGNREIALIFRKIHSQPSFPLSQGIAFVPHIKQAGNDFAPVCLISVDSLEQKCLILHTTDHTFICEFPNVYERD